Within Oreochromis niloticus isolate F11D_XX linkage group LG2, O_niloticus_UMD_NMBU, whole genome shotgun sequence, the genomic segment GACGCGACTGCCAGAATTTGACCGTGAGTCATTCATTTTCATGACAGTGGTTTCCTATTTTGCAGCACCACCTCCATTTAACCCCTTTAATATCTGCCATGTTCCAAAAATACTCCCTACTAGAGGTTACTGATTATATAAAACATGGATTTTTACAACATAGCTTTGAATTTTCAGGTGTTGGTTTTAAGCTTGCATCAGTGTTAGCCTCAAAGGCTTAATCTAAAACTGTAGGCAAACTATTTCCCCCATTTATTCATTATGTTTTTTCAGCTGGTTACACTTTTAGCtcttttaaatggtttaatCCTGACTTTTAGCTTAACGTTTCTACtctttttaatgactttaagtTAGATGGTTTTATCATGATTTTACCTAACCGGTTAagagttttggttttttaactgtttattgCTGACATTTAGTTTCAAATTCCTTTGCCAGACTTCAAGCTAAATGTTTCTTCCAGactttttaatacttttagCTTTATTCCTGCCTTAAGCTTTTTATTCTCAACATTgagttttttaaaactgttaGCTACTATTGAGGTTTTGTAGTCACATGAGCACTCACCATGTTTAGAATAAGGCCCCAACTACACAGGCCTTGACTGGTCCACGAGTAACATTTTAGCAGTCGCCCACAGTTTGCATGGAACACACCAACTTTACCTGCAACTACTCTCAGAGTGGTAGTGATACACCACAGAAACTGGAAACAGAGACCTTTCTACTTCATAAAAAACtaacttttattttgcagtaAAGTTGTGCCACTGCTcagtttgcagacaagttggcatCTTCTATGAAAATTATAGGCAACTGCAGCAATCTGCACACAACTAACACAATTACaaaggtgtttaaaaaaaaaaaaaaaaaaagtatccccTCTGCGACCGATTTCCTTTCGCCAACCTATCGGGGGatacattttttcccctcaaaacCTACATTTTGTTACACCCGATATGGTGGAAAACTCTTGAGCAAGAAAATGCTTTATCTGCTGTTTATTCCTGAGTTTATAGTTGGTAGGAATGTTGCAAAGCACAATTTCTCCTTATAGTGGTCAAtattttacacaaacacaccaaaTCTATTGAGAATGATTAACTTTCTGAGAAATGCATAAAGATCAAAACCATTTCACCTCTGTGATGGACCAAATGTGGACTGAACAgctgcaagaataaaaaaacaaaaaaaaaacaaaaacgagtTAAGGCTAAATCCCCCCGAAATATTTGATGACTATTTTGCATGTATGAAGTGATAAATTTACCTTGTTTTCCAGACACCATCTCCCCTTGCGGCTGCTGTTAGCTGGATGTGTCAGCTTGATGTCACATTACTCTCTCCATAGCCACAGCAGGAGTCCTTAGCAACCAGCTCCACACCTGAGGACGCCCTGAAACTGGAGTCTGTGTGGTTAACTCAACCATCCGGCCCACTCAAGACTTCAGAAGCTGGACGTTGTAAGGAAAGTGGACACTTCTAGGTCAGTTGGGAGGCCGACTGTTGCTGTGGCATTCTGGAGAGCTGGATTCAAAATATAAATGTGCTCCAATGGTGTGAAGTGACTAAATGTCAAGCGCTATGTTTGTGATGGGGCTTTGTGCTCACATGAGCAACGACAGAGCTGTGCTGTCATAAACAAAACTATGTGAAAGGTCAAGGGTTCAAAACCCTAAGAATTTAATGCAAAAGAATAATTCAGTGGAAACTGtttatttaaatgtgaaaaaaatggcCAATAAGACATCATCAAACTGTTTACACATTACTGTAAAAtgcatgttttggttttggaAAAACAGGagtcacaaaaaataaaaagtaacgCGCCCTTTAAATCACCAAAGTGTTACATATGAAGGACTTCAGTGATGTGCTTCGTCTTTATCTGACAGTTCAGAGTTTTAAACAGACATTGACAAAAAAGttgttttattcagtttttaagattaaaaaaaacaaacaaactcccttttaaagCATTAAGACGACACACAATGAATAAGGTAACAATGAACGtattacatgtgtgtgtttttaaagctgtAACACTCCTGAGCGATAATAACCTCAAAATAAAGCAGCAGTATTGCAGCAGAGATCCAtctccatgtttgttttttcagttatgcTTAAATGTTTCAAGGCTTTGATATTAACGGCAGAACAGAGTCAAAGTTTGCACTTTAGTGGCCCCACATGGCAGAAAGGTGTCACTTTCTAGCATTTTAACAGTTAAACCCTTCAtgaattttttgttgttgtaattttgcCTTTTTCCGTACACCACCACagaggattttaaatcaaacagtccAGATGTGTTTGAAGAACAGACTTCTATCTTAAATTTAAGGGCTTCAACAAAAAATttcaactgtttaggaattacagcctTTTAATACACAGTCCAgtctcaaaagtaattggacagtTGACTGATGAACAATTCCCTGCTCGTTATTCAATAGAAATTCAGCAGATAAAAGATTTGAAGTTGCTTCCAAGTGTTAAACTTGCATCTGATAGCCGTTCACTGAATTTCTCAATATGAGGTCCAAAGAAATGTCGATTAAAGCGAAGAAGGCCATCATTGATCTGAAAATCAATCTAAACctatcagagagagagagcaaacacTTGAGGAGAGGCCAAATCAATAATGTGGTATCGGCCAGCTCAGCAAAACCTAAAGGCCTGGAAGACCAGGGAGGAAAAATCAGTGAGAATGATCCCAGAATTCTTTCCATGGTTACGAAACAGCATTACAACATCTAACCAAGTCAAGACTGCTCTCAGGGAGGTGGGCATATCACTGTAGTGTACAATCAAGGAAAGCCCGATCAcactagggctgttcgatataacgatatatatcggatgacgatagaaaaacgtctatcgtttcattttacgctatcgtttgtttcgtggtgtcgcaaaataaactgtttacggcaatattttttcattattttgatggtcactgtagtggctatattaatttcctaaagttctctctttctcttatgtttaatataaccacactacagacggacaagcgcttgtttttatgcgttgtcgttagcaacaacgacggtaaaaccacctcgtgtccgcttgtttattttccacataaacctttcacaataaagctcaagatcctgttgagacttttcaaaataaactgaatcacatgaaagatgcagagtatttacggatgagaagcaaaaaagagccgtcaggtgctaaaaaataaaccttagactcaaacgttagaacaggcttttccccgcagcacgctgtgtaataaatactcacaaagaaaacagcggccgttacaacctatgtctaaaaatgtatcgtttcatgcatcagttaaaacactcgactccaggtacgcgacgcccagctggaaacacttcacgcaagtcgagctgcccgacattcacagaatttacagaaaatgttacatttttgtgatttatatcgttatcggacgatagatgtcttaatatcgggatatgagattttggtcatatcccACAGCCCTAGATCACACTTTATCAAaaatcatataaatatatatatacaccttTGAACAGATTAAACCAAGACTAACTTTTACCAGAATAATGGGTTGACAAATGCATGGAGAAGGAGAggtgtgtataaaaatggctgtaattcctcAACAGTTCATGCAGCACTTCTATTAAAACCCacgaattaaagctgaaagtctggaCTTGATGTTCACTGTGGTGTTGTGCAGTCCAAAAGCACGAAATGTTATGTTTTAATTTGAGATCTCAGTCAGTGAAAGTTAGTTTGGGCCACTTGTCTCAGCTGATATGACGAATTTAAGCAGCTTGAGATTTGTATGCAAGTATGAAATACGCTGACACATTTAAATCATTAAGATCGATTTGAAAACTACTGCAACTGCAGCTCCAAACAACATTAGAAGGAATTAAAGATTTAAAACACAGTAACAGTCTTGTAAATGTTAACATTTGTGGCTCCATACATCACCTGCTGGTACAAAAATAGAGATAATGGTTTTGTGTTCTCCCAGCTTGAtacaaatcaataaaaaaatttaaCAGGGCAACAAACACAGTGAGGGTTTATTTTCTCCTCACAAACGTGAAATACCAACAGAAATAAATACCAGAGGTTTAGCCTACAGATGTAGTGAAaacagtaaagtaaaaaaaaaaagtgcaaagagCTCACTGAATGTGATTAAGTGACAGGAGTTAACAGTGCGTTTCATAAACCGTCACAAACCAACTGGGAGATCAGGGCCTGAGCGTCCTGCACGCCAGAGCTCTGCTCCGTCTCGCCCTTCTTCACGTGGGTACCGATGAGGAACAAGCGCCGGTCTCCGAGCTCGGACAGAGACAGAGCGTCGTGGaggtcagtgatgctgcaggaaCCTGGAAGATcctggagaaagaaaaacaaaacaatgagcATTAAGTAAGATAAGGATGATATACTCCTATATTatctaaaaaatataaagatgaaCATATTTGAAGGGATATGTGTAATGTCTGAGAAATCTTTACTGACAATTTATCCACCACCGAATTACAGCAGAATAAAATTTGCAGGGTCTGCTGCTTCACTGATTTGAACCCAAAATATGAAAATGAGAAAAGGATGGAAGCCATCtttcagattttattttgtgacatCAAAATTGACAAACGTGCTTTTTAGATGGACAGAAAATGCAAACAGATACAAGTCAAAAGGAAATGCAAGTGATAAACTGCCATATCCTTCAGTTTTAAAACACCTGCACTTTTCTGAACTGTGCATTTGCTATAAGGATACTACAGCACAACTCTGTACTTCAACTGTATACTTTATGCACAAATCTAACAGTTTTTTACCTGAATCTGTTTATACTGTGCTTGCAAGTTTACAGCTCCAGACAATGTGCATGCACAAATGCTGCAGACCTGGCTGTCTGCAACTAAATGCTTAGCATATGTATACCAATATTTTACTTATGCACTGGTTGGACGTATTAAATATCCATGAAGGTGATGCCAGATGCCATCACTTTTTAAACCTCATTTCTTGGCTATATCCCAAATATGGATGGAGATTGGTTCCATAAGTATAGATTAAGCATAAGATGCTTGTGGAGGACACCAACATGTTCCTCCATTTTGTCGTCACATAGCAAGCTCTGTCTGACTCTGCCGCTCCATCTAGCTTCCTCTGGATTCCATCATCAGCCATAGAGCTCAAAAACGTCTGCACCTCATCACTGAACCATGGTGTTGGTTCTCGTGCAGCCATTTTTTTCATTACCAGGGTTTAAAAATGGCAAGTTGCTCTCATGCCTTATCGAGTGACGCCATTGACTGGCCAATCGGTGACATGCAGTCTGTTGACGTCACATTTTAAGATCAACTTAGCTCGCTTTGAACCCTGACCAAGGTGTTCTATCCTTTGGATcgctacccacagctcgtgcaGAGGGAAGGAGCACACATCTACCAGTAACATCACTGGTgcacattaaaatgtttatgtGGCACAGACATGCATTTTACTAAAAAGCTGAACATGTCGTACAGAGGAGCTTAGTGGGAGTGATATCAGTGTCACAAGACTGTGATGAGGTGTGTTCATCGATGCCTAATGCAGCCTTTCCCAAACTTCAGGCAGCTGCAGCTTATCTTGATATCTGAAAATCTCCATTTAGTCGTTTCCTGCTGTTGACATGTTACAAGATAAGAgttcaggataaaaataaataaatgtaattctTCACTACACAGAACACAGAAGTCAGAATAAAACTGTCATGTCATGAATGTAAAGCTCATTTTGTTTGGCAGTTACATGTGTGAATTTTATGTTCAAAGTAACTTTATGTTTGATTTGTACATGACAAAAAAGAGACGAATGAAAACAGTAAAAGCCAGTtctattttgtgtttactttagTTGCATCAGTTGCAAGTCTAAAACAAATCAATCGAACTTGTTTCTTTCACGCCCACCTGTTTGTTGGCCAGCACCATTAAAGCCAGGCTCGGGTAAGAGGCCAGCAGCTCGTGTAGGTGTTTCTTCGCCACTGGAAAGAGCTGCGGGTTGGACGAGTCGACTACAAACACCAGCAGCAGTGCTTTGGGCATGTATTTCTGCCAGTATGGCCGCAGATCCTCTTTACCTCCAACTGTCAAAAGAGAGAAACGACACACAATGTTCAAACACGACTCCCGTGTTTATTTCTGTTGCATTTTATGCATTAGACAGCAACACATATGTGATTTTCAACTGGCTCATATGAGACAGTAGGGATCAGAGCATACTAAAGATGGGCTTACTTTCCAGAAACTCGATATAGCACTCATCTCTGTTGATGGAGACAGCGTTGAAGCCCTGTGTCGGCTGTATGTCCTGCTCCAGGCGGCCGGTGGACAAAGACTGCAGCAGGCTGGTCTTTCCGGATCCATCGAGACCCAGAACCAGAACCTGTGTTCCCCCTGACTCCACAGGCTGGGACTGGAACACAGACCACACTGGATCAGAGCCTAATATTCACACCAATATTAAAAAGGATTATTTCCTCTATGTTGTCATTGCTTCaggaaatgtaaatgtaaaaattagttgagttttaattttaataattattatctTAAAAAGATGTTTAATTATTATCTTAAGAAGAAAATCAGATATTAGCAGACACAGCACTGATATTGCAGGTtagtaattaaaaataaatctcagGCTAGAAGTACTGTAGACGGTTTCTCAATCTGAAAGAAACGCCAAAATGTATTCTTTAGAAAACTATTATTTAGGAACAGCTAATATTGATAATATATACCAAATAAATGTCTTAATGTTTCAGATATTGATTAGTATATAActctaatatataatataactctaatatatataatatgatgtttgtttttatttcagtttagtCTCACTTAATTCCCAGagtgtgtttgttcattttagtttatttttattgtctGAAAAATGactagttttagtttagtttttgtaaGTTTCAGGGCCAGAGTTTTAGTCTTTTAAAGTACTATTGTATTTCGGGTACATGCCAGATGCAGGATTTAGGAAATTCACTATAGATGTTACAACACAGAACTTTTTGAAAGCAGTTGATTCCAGTCTTTTAGATGTGCAAAGTCTAATCAGACAGTTTGCgatagcagatttttttttttttttttaccaaaataacaaaacttAGCACATTTAattgctctttttaaaaaatacttaataagaataaaattggaaaaactatttttatttttatattcgttaaataaaattagacagaatttttttttagttaactTTAATAAACTTCCGTCCAGCAGGTCGAGCTCAGAcattgttttagtttagttagtaaaatgtaatatgtaataataataacctaAAAAAACCTTTTGGCTTACACATCCCATATTTTGTTTTAGATATttcaaaatgttcatttactcagtgaaattaattaattttactaTTGTATTtacttaattattttatttaataacttCTCTTgggatgtaaataaaaaaaattaatgaattaataTATAAAATGTGTGGATTAATCCAGCTGCTGCCTCACTAAACTGTCCCGAAAACCTCCTTTGAGTTGAATGGAACAGCCTACATTTCCCAGATCACCACGCGGGAACCCCAAAGAACGTGCCTATGCATTTGCCGCTGAAAGATGTAAAACTTTACGCAACATGTAAAATAAGTTATTTTACTGAAACGCTTCTTCGTCTCGTCTTAAGTGTAAAACCCGGGGGAGTGAAGGCACAGATGTAGTGTTTTAGGAGCAGCAGTCTGAACATTTCCACACAGGTGTGTCCGGTGAACGTGCCTCTTTACCTGTGATGTGTTCCGAGCTTCAGCAGCTGCTACAGGTTCAACCACGGCGGTTGAGGGCTCAGTAAActgtgtctgctgctgctgctcagctTTAATCACCGGAGTCTCTTCCTCTCTtatctcctcctctccttctctctgctctctgtcaCTTTCACCGTCCTCTCCCAGGCGTGTTTCGGGCTTCTCCTCCCTGGAGGAGGACGCATAGTTCCAGATAAGATAAGCGACTCCTCCCGCCACAGCGACGGAGGCGCCGAGGACACCAGCTCTGCTCAAACTCAACATGGTGCTCAACTGCCGGCTTTGCTGCTCTGTCTGGGCGCCGTTTACCCGTTTGCCTGCGACATGATTGGAGTTCTGGCGAAAATATAAGTCCGTAAGCGCTTCCCCGCCCCTCTCCTCTGCTCAACAAGTGGATTAACAGACAGGAAGCTCCGGAGGAACTTCTCAAAACGATATTTCCGGATAAAGTGCGCGGAGGTGTTGATGCAGTTCTGAGACTGTCCGCCAGATGGCGCAAATAATCTTGAAATGTTTTAATACAACCATTTCTTTAACGCTGTTATTCGCACTCTGACAGCTAGGGTGTCCAACTATAATACACttgcatttaaaatatataaattactAGTAGCCAATATAAAGTTTAAATTTTAAGAACAattactgcttttttttttttttactgcagtaACTGTTCTAATTATCCTGCTTAGTCAAagtatcatttttatttaatttgcgATATTTGatggttttatatatttttatttttaccccatgttttttcattgttttgtcatTATTCCATGTTAttttattgatcatttatttgaGCTAAGTGCTAATATTAGTTTAACTGTAATTTTACCCAATGTCACACcctctttatttttaatgttggaaaaattaaatatttattttcaaaaattaaaaatcgtGAAAATGTTAAAGGGGGGATAGCAAACTGGGGATCAAATTGGCCACAAAATCTGGTCGAATCCAGACCGCTAGGTGGCTTTAACACAAGTGTCATTAATAAAATGAACTACTATTCCTGCAGTGGAGATACCTGAACTcatacacaagaaaaaaaactgaaattaaaatgtttaacattttaattgCTTGAATAACAAAGCATACACAAAACGCTTCCCTTCTTATTTGAAATCTAAGCATTTTGTGATTTAAAGACTAGGATCcatacattttaattaaatatataaataaaccctCTTAGTCCCCCGCCCCCCTTTTTTTTGCAAATGGATAGGGCATTAGATGTGTTCTCAgaatgtgttttatattgtttttgttatacAAAGGGGATAACTCCAGAAGTAATTCAGAGTTTATATTAAATCAAACTCAAAACGGTTACAATGTGGTCCTTAAAACTTTGAATAAATCTGGCTTAGTAACACAAAAACAGgctaaatcaaataaaaaagacaaaatttggTCATTTTACAATTCTTATAACCTAATTTTAACTATGATAAAAGTTTCctcctcatttattttttccccattgcAAAGGTGGTACCTATTATATTATTCTCTCTTTCTATTTCCACTTGATTCATTAAGGATTACAAAAGGATTCAGACCTGCAACAGTTTATCATTAAATtaacacaaaacacagttaactggtttctaattttagctttgaaaatgtatagaaaaattATTTTAGATATATTGAAGCCTTtcaaattatgattttttttttttagctataacaaaaacatttatttatagtttAACTTATTCCAGTTGAACAGTGACAAACACAGTAGATTAACTGATTTTAATGATCTTCTCTCCTCCTTCACATCCTGTAGGGCTCTGCCTGGTTGGTCCTCCTCACTGGCACTCCGTCCTCCAGCTCAGGAGCACTCAGGAGCCAGGGTGGCAGGTTGCTGTCCTCCTGTTTCACCCCGAGGTTCTTCCGGGTCCGGGCCCGGAGAGAAGGAGGTCTTTTTTTCTGTGGGACCCGCTGGACCTGCTCAGGCCCCGAACTGGACGAGTCTGCTGGCTCACCCTGCCGGTGCCTCCTGGACTTGGGCGCCTTCTGAACATTGCTGTAGCTCTTCTGCTTGATGGAGGACAGAAGCCTCGCTCTCTTGCTGCAGGACTCcttctcatcttcctcctcctcttcttcttcctcctcctcttcttcatctctTTCCTTCTTGTCTTTGAGTAGCTCTGAGGTGAAAGTTTTGTTCTGCCAGGTGATGAACTCTGACATGCAGTCTCTGAGGCCTGAGGTGAAGTCTCTGTGGGTCATGGTGATCTGGGAACCCACCTCCTTGGTGGTCTCCTTCAGCTTCTC encodes:
- the arl9 gene encoding ADP-ribosylation factor-like protein 9 isoform X1, with the protein product MLSLSRAGVLGASVAVAGGVAYLIWNYASSSREEKPETRLGEDGESDREQREGEEEIREEETPVIKAEQQQQTQFTEPSTAVVEPVAAAEARNTSQSQPVESGGTQVLVLGLDGSGKTSLLQSLSTGRLEQDIQPTQGFNAVSINRDECYIEFLEIGGKEDLRPYWQKYMPKALLLVFVVDSSNPQLFPVAKKHLHELLASYPSLALMVLANKQDLPGSCSITDLHDALSLSELGDRRLFLIGTHVKKGETEQSSGVQDAQALISQLVCDGL
- the arl9 gene encoding ADP-ribosylation factor-like protein 9 isoform X2 — translated: MLSLSRAGVLGASVAVAGGVAYLIWNYASSSREEKPETRLGEDGESDREQREGEEEIREEETPVIKAEQQQQTQFTEPSTAVVEPVAAAEARNTSQSQPVESGGTQVLVLGLDGSGKTSLLQSLSTGRLEQDIQPTQGFNAVSINRDECYIEFLEIGGKEDLRPYWQKYMPKALLLVFVVDSSNPQLFPVAKKHLHELLASYPSLALMVLANKQQETTKWRFSDIKISCSCLKFGKGCIRHR